TGCAAGAAGCATGGGAATTTTAGTGAAGTAAATTTAAAAGCTATTTTAATTTAGTATATTAGATCTAAAAAATGTTTAAAAAGACGTATTTCAGTGGGAGGAAATTTCCGCTAATACCACAAAGGAGGAATAATAATGGCAAAAAGTAAACGTTATGCAGAAGCTGTAGAGAAGTATGATCGCGAAAAAATCTATGAACCTAAAGAAGCTTTTGGATTAGTTAAAGAACTTGCAACTGCAAACTTTGACGAAACAATTGAGCTTTCAGCAAGACTAGGTGTCAATCCTAAACATGCTGATCAGAATATTAGAGGGACTGTTGTTTTACCGGAAGGTACAGGTCAGGAAGTTACTTTAGTAGTATTTGCTAAAGGTGAAAAAGCCAAAGAAGCTGAAGAAGCTGGAGCAGATTTTGTAGGTGGCGAAGAACTCGCAGAAAAAATTGAAGGTGGCTGGTTAGATTTTGATTTAGCTGTAGCTACACCTGATATGATGAGTGTTGTTGGCCGTCTTGGTAGAATCTTAGGACCAAAAGGTTTAATGCCTAATCCTAAAGCGGGTACTGTTACTTTCGAATTAGAAAAAGCAGTAGCTGAATTTAAGGCAGGTAAATTAGAATACCGTGTTGACAAAACTGGTATTGTTCATTTACCAATCGGTAAAGCTTCTTTTACCGAAGAAGAACTTTTAAACAACTATCACAAAATCATGGATACTCTTGCAAAAGAACGTCCAGCAGCAGCTAAGGGTAAATTCTTTAGATCTTTAGCTATCTCACCAACAATGGGTCCTGGAGTTAAAGTTGATCCAGCAGCTACAATGTCTTTTATTGGAAGATAAAAAAAGTTTGACCTGTTAAGATTTTTATGTTATATTTATTTAGACAAGAAAATAACCTTTCCGAAGACAGCAGGGGCGTAATGCTTAAATTTCCTGCCGAGGGCAACTTTCTGCAAATATTATTTTTGCATTTATACCTCCTGACTGTCTTGCAGGAGGTTTTTTTAATTTAACAAGATTTATTTTAAGCTCATATTTTAAGGGGGGTGAAAATGTGGCAAGACCAGAAAAAGAAGCGGTTGTTAAAGAACTTACTGATAAATTTACCAGTGCAAAATCACTTGTAATTACAGACTATCTGGGTTTGAATGTTGCCGAAATGACTGAATTAAGAAGTAAGCTAAGAGAAGCGGGAGTAGAGTTTAAAGTAGTGAAAAACACTTTGGCTACTATTGCTGCTAATGATGTTGAAATGGACGAAATGACAAAATATTTCTCAGGGCCAACAGCTATTGCTTTTGGTGAAGAAGACGCTGTATCTCCTGCGAAAATTTTAGTAGAGTATGCTAAAGATCACGAAGTTTTGGAAGTTAAGGCTGGTCTTTTAAATGGTGAAATTATAGCTAAAGAAAAAGTGGAAGCTCTAGCAGAAATTCCATCCAGAGAAGAATTACTTGCAAAAGCTTTTGCAAGTATGAAAGCACCCCTTACTGGATTGGTCAACGTTCTGCAGGGTAATATCCGCGGCTTAGTACAGGTATTAAATCAAATTAAAGAAGAGAAAGCTTAAAAAATTTAAGGAGGATTATTATAATGAATAAAGAAGAACTGATTAGTGCAATTGAGGAAATGAGTGTTTTAGAATTATCTGAGCTGGTTGAAGAATTGGAAGAAAAGTTTGGTGTAAGTGCAGCAGCACCTGTTGCAGTAGCTGGTGGAGCTGGAGCAGCTGGTGGAGCAGAAGAAGAACAGACAGAATTTGATGTTTTCTTAGCTGATATTGGTGGCAAGAAAATTAAAGTTATCAAAGCAGTTCGTGAATTAACAGGTTTAGGTCTAAAAGAAGCTAAAGGTGTTGTTGATGACGCTCCTGGTAACGTAAAAGAAGGATTAAGCAAAGAAGATGCAGAAGAAATGAAAGAAAAGTTAGAAGAAGCTGGAGCAACTGTAGAACTTAAGTAATCTAGTTTTTAATATAGCAATTATGATGATAGTCCTGCTGTATATTATACAGTGGGGCTATTTTTTCATGATAAACCATGAGATTCTCTCTTTTATATACATTTATGCATTATCTTAATTATTTATATAATACATAACTTAAATATATAAAAATTATAAAGTTATAAAAAAAGTATTGTATTAATTATGGAGTTAATGACAAATGGAAAAAGATTGTAAATGGGAGAATTTCATTACGAAATCTCTTGACAAGAGATTTTTCCTGTGCTATCATTATTAGATGTCTATAAGGTAAATAAGAAATTGATTATTATGGGATAGTTTCAGCTAATTATTAGAATTTCCTGGGGGTGCAATGATGTCAACGGCAAGGGAAAGACACAGTTTTAGTAAAATTGATGACGCGATGGACTTGCCAGATCTGATTTATACACAATTAAACTCTTATCAGTGGTTTTTAGAAGAAGGATTGCATGAAGTTTTTAATGAAATTTCACCAATTGAAGATTTTTCTGAAAATCTGGTACTCGAATTTGTAGATTATTATTTAGAGGATCCCGAATACACAGTAGAAGAGTGTCGGGATAGAGATGATACTTACTCAGCTTCTTTGCAGGTTAAGGTTCGTTTAATCAACAAAGAAACTGGTGAAGTTAAGGAACAGGAAGTATTTATGGGTGATTTCCCACTAATGACTGATAAGGCGACATTTATTATTAATGGTGCTGAAAGAGTAGTGGTTAATCAGCTGGTTAGATCATCTGGTGTTTATTTTAGTGATGAAAGAACAAAAGATGGGCGACGCTTAATTACAGGTAGTATAATACCTAATCGCGGCGCTTGGATTGAATTTGAATATGATAAAAAGAGAATAGTCTCTGTAAGAGTTGATAGAACTAGAAAGCTTCCATCAACTGTTTTGTTACGCGCACTTGGTTTTGGTACAGATGCAGAAATCATAGATGAATTTGGTGATTCAGAAGTGCTGCATGACACTTTAGAAAGAGACAGTACAGAATCAAAGGAAGAAGCTTTAATTGAATTATATAAGCGCCTCCGTCCAGGAGAACCACCGACAGTAGAAAGTGCTACTAATCTTTTAGAATCATTATTTTTTGATCATAAAAGATATGATATGGCAGCTGTTGGGCGCTATAAATTAAATAAAAAATTAGAAGTAGATGTAGATAAAGATCGCAAATATCTGCATATCGATGATATTGCAGCAACTGTAAAATATATGATTAAACTAATTTATAATGATCCAGAAGCATATATAGATGATATTGATCATTTAGGGAATCGTCGTTTAAAAACAGTTGGTGAATTATTGCAGAATCAGTTTAGAATTGGACTTTCCAGAATGGAAAGGGTAGTTAGAGAAAGAATGACAATCCAGGATGTAGATGTAGTTACTCCTCAGGCTTTAATTAATACAAGACCTGTTGTTGCTTCCATCCAGGAATTTTTCGGAAGTTCTCAGCTTTCTCAATTTATGGATCAGACAAATCCGATGTCAGAACTTACTCATAAAAGAAGATTATCTGCTCTTGGACCTGGTGGTTTGAGTAGAGAAAGAGCTGGTTTTGATGTTCGTGATGTTCACCACTCTCATTATGGACGTATTTGTCCAATTGAAACACCTGAGGGTCCAAATATCGGTTTGATTGGTACAATGGGAACTTATGCTAAGACAAATGAATTCGGATTTATTATGACTCCGTATCGTAGAGTTGTTGATTCTAGAGTTACTGAAGAAATTGATTATTTAACTGCTGATGAGGAAGATAAACATATAATTGCACAGGCAAACGCAGCGATAGATGAAGATGGAAACTTTACAAATGAATTTGTTATCGCCCGTAAAAGAGGGGATATCCTTGAAGTTCATCCAGAAGATCTAGATTATATGGATGTTTCGACAAAGCAGATGGTTGGTGTATCTGCGGCAATGATTCCTTTCTTAGAAAATGATGATGCTAACCGTGCTTTAATGGGTGCGAATATGCAACGTCAGGCAGTTCCACTGATGATAACTGATGCACCGATGGTCGCTACTGGGATGGAATATAAGGCTGCTAAAGATTCAGGAGCAGTAATTGTAGCAGAAAAAGATGGAGAAATTGTTAGTGTGACTTCCAACAAAATAATGGTTAAAAATGATGAAGGTTTAATAGATAGTTATCAACTGATGAAATATAAAAGATCAAATCAGGGTAGCTGTATGAACCAAAAACCAATTGTTTCTAAGGGAGATAAAATTGAAGCTGGAGATATCATCGCTGATGGTCCTTCAACCGAAAAAGGGGAGATGGCTTTAGGCCGGAATACATTAATTGCTTTTATGCCCTGGGAAGGATACAACTATGAGGATGCTATTTTAATCAGTGAAAATTTAGTTAAAGAAGATTCATTCACCACAATTCATATAGAAGAACATGAGGCAGAAGCTAGGGATACAAAACTTGGGCCTGAAGAAATCACACGAGACATTCCAAATGTCGGTGAAAGTTCACTCAAAAATTTGGATGAACGTGGAATAATTAGGGTTGGAGCAGAAGTTGAAGAGGGAGATATTTTAGTTGGTAAGGTTACTCCTAAGGGAGAAACTGAATTATCAGCTGAAGAAAGACTTTTAAGAGCTATTTTTGGTGAAAAAGCTCGCGAAGTAAGAGATACATCCCTTAAAGTTCCTCACGGAGAAGAAGGTATAGTTGTAGATGTAAAAGTCTTTTCTCGTGAACAGGGAGATGATTTGAAGCCTGGTGTTAATCGCCTGGTTAGAGTTTATGTTGCTACAAAGAGAAAAATTTCTGTGGGAGATAAG
This portion of the Halanaerobium saccharolyticum subsp. saccharolyticum DSM 6643 genome encodes:
- the rpoB gene encoding DNA-directed RNA polymerase subunit beta, producing the protein MSTARERHSFSKIDDAMDLPDLIYTQLNSYQWFLEEGLHEVFNEISPIEDFSENLVLEFVDYYLEDPEYTVEECRDRDDTYSASLQVKVRLINKETGEVKEQEVFMGDFPLMTDKATFIINGAERVVVNQLVRSSGVYFSDERTKDGRRLITGSIIPNRGAWIEFEYDKKRIVSVRVDRTRKLPSTVLLRALGFGTDAEIIDEFGDSEVLHDTLERDSTESKEEALIELYKRLRPGEPPTVESATNLLESLFFDHKRYDMAAVGRYKLNKKLEVDVDKDRKYLHIDDIAATVKYMIKLIYNDPEAYIDDIDHLGNRRLKTVGELLQNQFRIGLSRMERVVRERMTIQDVDVVTPQALINTRPVVASIQEFFGSSQLSQFMDQTNPMSELTHKRRLSALGPGGLSRERAGFDVRDVHHSHYGRICPIETPEGPNIGLIGTMGTYAKTNEFGFIMTPYRRVVDSRVTEEIDYLTADEEDKHIIAQANAAIDEDGNFTNEFVIARKRGDILEVHPEDLDYMDVSTKQMVGVSAAMIPFLENDDANRALMGANMQRQAVPLMITDAPMVATGMEYKAAKDSGAVIVAEKDGEIVSVTSNKIMVKNDEGLIDSYQLMKYKRSNQGSCMNQKPIVSKGDKIEAGDIIADGPSTEKGEMALGRNTLIAFMPWEGYNYEDAILISENLVKEDSFTTIHIEEHEAEARDTKLGPEEITRDIPNVGESSLKNLDERGIIRVGAEVEEGDILVGKVTPKGETELSAEERLLRAIFGEKAREVRDTSLKVPHGEEGIVVDVKVFSREQGDDLKPGVNRLVRVYVATKRKISVGDKLAGRHGNKGVISRILPEEDMPFLPNGDPVEIVLNPLGVPSRMNIGQVLETHLGMAARALGIYTETPVFNGASEDEVEDILEEAGLSRDGKTVLYDGRTGERFEERVTVGVMYILKLHHLVDDKLHGRSTGPYSLVTQQPLGGKAQFGGQRFGEMEVWALEAYGAAYTLQEMLTIKSDDVVGRVKAYEAIVKGENVPDPGIPESFKVLIKEMQSLGLDARIFTSDEEELQVAENEDEMMETAQKLGLDTDLKLSRDNDDKDE
- the rplJ gene encoding 50S ribosomal protein L10 — protein: MARPEKEAVVKELTDKFTSAKSLVITDYLGLNVAEMTELRSKLREAGVEFKVVKNTLATIAANDVEMDEMTKYFSGPTAIAFGEEDAVSPAKILVEYAKDHEVLEVKAGLLNGEIIAKEKVEALAEIPSREELLAKAFASMKAPLTGLVNVLQGNIRGLVQVLNQIKEEKA
- the rplL gene encoding 50S ribosomal protein L7/L12, which codes for MNKEELISAIEEMSVLELSELVEELEEKFGVSAAAPVAVAGGAGAAGGAEEEQTEFDVFLADIGGKKIKVIKAVRELTGLGLKEAKGVVDDAPGNVKEGLSKEDAEEMKEKLEEAGATVELK
- the rplA gene encoding 50S ribosomal protein L1; the protein is MAKSKRYAEAVEKYDREKIYEPKEAFGLVKELATANFDETIELSARLGVNPKHADQNIRGTVVLPEGTGQEVTLVVFAKGEKAKEAEEAGADFVGGEELAEKIEGGWLDFDLAVATPDMMSVVGRLGRILGPKGLMPNPKAGTVTFELEKAVAEFKAGKLEYRVDKTGIVHLPIGKASFTEEELLNNYHKIMDTLAKERPAAAKGKFFRSLAISPTMGPGVKVDPAATMSFIGR